From one Planktothrix agardhii NIES-204 genomic stretch:
- a CDS encoding HEAT repeat-containing PBS lyase, giving the protein MHLYWHKVSQAIKVAVVGVSLPLLLSSAGLAQQNVQQDAVEVNTKIKEPIEMLMDDNEGNDQTAIDKLKENKDIVDLLIQEFNNTKNSIEARIAILQALGEVDHESEKAVDQFMKIIEDKNENTRIRIAGTENLLKSTKKDEENINKLITQLEDSKNGVSFREWSLYYLNREIASKKLTLDNQKIFRIVGILPDDKREVYVQASEFLSESLKIDNSSDLVSKFKKITQNKDENWKTRIGVAQALGFSGQDVKLSMEVLTEFLQAETPMTQKEYALDSIQVIADELSQKAYTIANQEDQKKKWLAGLNLAQETLKQNNPELKNNQLFVIENSLKNAIETINLLPKPANSIWIWLTENKKLSIPIFLFSFWLFLLFLLLRVKPLSLLLLNSFLQKTDLSLEFIGFNFKTATLRILLFDLQYHPRVLDDWVKTNLETARRQFENKQTVKQRNIYVPTIPVILNGDSIPELTPKDLQYKFNESRETLLIWGEGGSGKTTLACQLAKWAMADEPEQRLCPNHRMLPIFIDQELSDETGNQQQVLMEAIHGQLRDLIEAVKPISEELLEHLLRERRLLVIIDGYSEMRPASRNKIKPELPSFLANALIVTSRSEESLGGVNKTMIKMMRVHSSKLAEFLQVYVNKKGKQDLFKTDQELFQGCIQLSKLVGERDITVLLAKLYADQLIANESNQTTKNLPDNIPDLMLSYLNQINYQLIEKGLENHLDNLTVHQVAKVIAWQCLKQTYRSTTVPLDTLLKVLGEQWGEEPAKTYLKYLENSLNIVETIKPSEDQICFSLDPLAEFLAGLYLVDLYKDNEKLWTEFLAQADAQPGAPEIIKGFLQAVQDCCQKKKDIVPQMVLEALSERILACDTIIDSTPYDK; this is encoded by the coding sequence ATGCACCTATATTGGCATAAGGTTTCTCAGGCGATTAAAGTGGCTGTGGTCGGGGTTTCTTTACCTTTATTGTTGTCGAGTGCAGGGTTGGCGCAACAGAATGTTCAGCAGGATGCTGTTGAGGTTAATACCAAAATTAAAGAGCCGATTGAAATGTTGATGGATGATAATGAAGGTAATGATCAAACAGCCATTGATAAACTAAAAGAAAATAAGGATATCGTAGATTTATTAATTCAAGAGTTTAATAATACTAAGAATTCTATCGAAGCTAGAATAGCTATTTTACAAGCGTTAGGAGAAGTCGATCATGAATCTGAGAAAGCTGTCGATCAGTTTATGAAAATTATAGAAGATAAGAATGAAAATACAAGAATTAGAATTGCAGGAACTGAGAATTTATTAAAATCAACAAAAAAAGATGAAGAAAATATAAATAAATTAATTACTCAACTAGAAGATTCTAAAAACGGAGTATCATTCAGAGAATGGTCTTTATATTATTTGAATCGTGAAATTGCCAGTAAAAAATTAACTTTAGATAATCAAAAAATATTCCGAATCGTTGGTATTCTGCCTGATGATAAACGTGAAGTTTATGTACAAGCTTCTGAGTTCCTTTCAGAATCTTTAAAAATAGATAATTCTTCAGATTTAGTTTCAAAATTTAAAAAAATTACCCAAAATAAAGATGAAAATTGGAAAACTCGAATAGGGGTGGCACAAGCTCTTGGATTCAGTGGTCAGGATGTTAAATTATCAATGGAAGTTTTAACAGAGTTTCTACAAGCAGAAACTCCTATGACTCAAAAAGAATATGCGCTTGACTCCATACAAGTTATAGCTGATGAGTTGTCACAAAAAGCTTATACAATTGCTAACCAAGAAGATCAGAAAAAAAAATGGCTTGCAGGTCTTAATTTAGCACAAGAAACCCTTAAACAAAATAATCCAGAATTAAAAAATAATCAATTATTTGTTATTGAAAATTCTTTGAAGAATGCGATTGAGACTATTAACTTGCTTCCAAAGCCTGCAAATTCTATCTGGATCTGGCTGACTGAAAATAAAAAACTGTCCATCCCAATATTTTTATTCAGCTTTTGGCTTTTTCTGCTTTTTTTATTACTTCGTGTCAAACCATTATCTCTATTATTGCTGAACAGTTTTTTACAAAAAACTGATTTATCCTTAGAATTTATCGGGTTCAATTTTAAAACCGCCACATTAAGAATATTATTGTTTGACTTACAATATCATCCCAGGGTACTTGATGATTGGGTGAAAACGAATCTGGAAACAGCACGCCGTCAGTTTGAGAATAAGCAGACGGTTAAACAGAGAAACATTTATGTTCCTACGATTCCTGTAATTTTGAATGGTGATTCAATTCCTGAATTGACCCCGAAAGATTTACAATATAAGTTTAATGAATCGAGAGAAACTTTACTGATTTGGGGAGAAGGCGGTTCAGGAAAAACAACTTTAGCTTGTCAGTTAGCAAAGTGGGCAATGGCAGATGAGCCAGAGCAACGTCTTTGTCCTAATCATCGAATGTTACCGATTTTCATTGATCAAGAACTCAGTGATGAAACAGGGAATCAACAACAGGTTTTAATGGAAGCGATTCATGGGCAACTGCGAGACTTAATTGAGGCAGTAAAACCGATTTCTGAAGAATTACTGGAACATTTACTGAGGGAAAGACGACTGCTGGTGATTATTGATGGCTATTCCGAAATGCGTCCAGCAAGTCGCAATAAAATTAAACCCGAATTACCCAGTTTTTTAGCGAATGCGTTGATTGTCACCTCACGCAGTGAAGAATCTTTAGGCGGTGTGAATAAAACAATGATTAAAATGATGCGGGTTCACAGTAGTAAACTGGCAGAGTTTTTACAAGTTTATGTTAATAAAAAAGGAAAACAAGATTTATTCAAAACGGATCAAGAACTTTTTCAAGGCTGTATTCAGCTTTCAAAGCTTGTCGGTGAAAGAGATATTACCGTTTTATTAGCTAAACTGTATGCGGATCAATTGATTGCGAATGAATCTAATCAGACCACTAAAAATTTACCTGATAATATTCCTGATTTGATGTTATCTTACTTAAATCAAATCAATTATCAACTGATTGAAAAGGGACTAGAAAATCATTTAGACAATCTGACTGTTCATCAGGTTGCTAAAGTGATAGCATGGCAATGTCTAAAACAGACTTATCGATCCACTACTGTTCCACTTGATACCCTATTAAAAGTATTAGGTGAGCAATGGGGCGAGGAGCCAGCAAAAACTTACCTGAAGTATTTAGAAAACTCTCTAAATATTGTTGAAACCATCAAACCCAGTGAAGATCAAATTTGTTTTTCTCTTGATCCCTTAGCAGAATTTTTAGCAGGTTTGTATTTAGTCGATCTTTACAAGGATAATGAAAAATTATGGACTGAATTTCTGGCACAAGCGGATGCTCAACCCGGTGCGCCAGAAATTATTAAAGGATTCTTACAAGCTGTGCAGGATTGCTGCCAAAAGAAAAAGGATATAGTACCCCAAATGGTATTAGAAGCACTCTCTGAAAGAATCCTAGCGTGCGATACTATTATTGACAGCACTCCCTACGACAAGTAG
- the glgC gene encoding glucose-1-phosphate adenylyltransferase, with translation MKRVLAIILGGGAGSRLYPLTKMRAKPAVPIAGKYRLIDIPISNCINSEILKIYVLTQFNSASLNRHIARAYNFSGFDDSFAEVLAAQQTTQNPNWFQGTADAVRQYLWLLKEWDVDQFLILSGDHLYRMDYREFVQRHLDTKADITLSVLPIDEKRASDFGLMKLDDSGRVVSFSEKPKGDALKEMQVDTSTLGLSPEQAKENPYIASMGIYVFNKDTLIKLLDENPQETDFGKEVIPNASANLNVQAFLFKDYWEDIGTIEAFYHANLGLTQQPHPNFSFYDEESPIYTRSRHLPPTKILDCRITESIIAEGCILKECRIDHSVLGLRSRVEAGCVIEDTLLMGSDFYQAFSERSSGLREGEVSLGIGSNTVIRKAIVDKNARIGRNVQIINKEDIQEAEREDLGFYIRSGIVVILKNAVISDYTVI, from the coding sequence GTGAAACGAGTTTTAGCAATCATTCTCGGTGGCGGTGCGGGAAGCCGCCTGTATCCTTTAACCAAAATGCGGGCCAAACCTGCGGTTCCCATCGCCGGGAAATATCGGTTAATCGACATCCCCATTAGTAACTGTATTAACTCAGAAATTCTCAAAATCTACGTTTTAACCCAGTTTAACTCAGCATCCTTAAACCGCCATATTGCTCGCGCCTACAACTTCTCTGGCTTTGATGATAGCTTTGCAGAAGTCCTAGCCGCCCAACAGACCACCCAAAACCCCAATTGGTTCCAGGGTACGGCGGATGCGGTGCGTCAGTATTTGTGGCTGCTGAAGGAATGGGACGTTGACCAATTTCTGATTTTATCCGGTGACCATCTCTATCGCATGGACTATCGGGAATTTGTCCAACGTCATTTAGACACCAAAGCGGATATTACCCTTTCGGTATTGCCCATTGACGAAAAACGGGCTTCGGATTTTGGCTTAATGAAACTTGATGACTCTGGACGGGTGGTGAGTTTTAGCGAAAAACCCAAAGGGGACGCCCTCAAAGAAATGCAGGTGGATACCTCGACGTTAGGTTTATCTCCCGAACAGGCTAAAGAAAATCCTTATATTGCTTCTATGGGGATTTATGTCTTTAACAAAGACACCTTGATTAAGCTATTAGATGAAAATCCCCAGGAAACTGATTTCGGGAAAGAAGTAATTCCCAACGCATCGGCCAATTTAAACGTTCAAGCCTTTTTATTTAAAGACTATTGGGAAGATATTGGAACCATCGAAGCGTTTTATCATGCCAATCTGGGTTTAACACAACAACCCCACCCCAACTTCAGTTTCTACGACGAAGAATCTCCGATTTATACCCGTTCTCGTCACTTACCCCCTACGAAAATCCTAGATTGTCGGATTACGGAGTCTATTATTGCTGAAGGTTGTATCCTGAAAGAATGTCGGATTGATCATTCTGTTTTGGGGTTACGTTCCCGGGTGGAAGCTGGATGCGTGATTGAAGATACCCTACTCATGGGTTCCGACTTTTATCAAGCATTCTCAGAACGTTCTTCGGGTTTACGAGAAGGTGAAGTTTCACTGGGTATTGGTTCCAATACCGTAATTCGTAAGGCTATTGTTGATAAAAATGCTCGCATTGGTCGCAATGTCCAAATTATCAATAAAGAGGATATCCAAGAAGCGGAAAGGGAAGATTTAGGATTTTATATCCGCAGTGGTATTGTTGTGATCCTGAAAAATGCGGTAATTTCCGATTATACCGTTATTTAA